GAGTCCTGCGACGACGAGCGCGATGAACGGCGGCAAGTCAAGGACGACTAGCAACAGGACGATCGCTACGATTCCAGCCAGGAGCGAAACAAGGGGACCCTGCCCCCCCAACTGCAGTATGGTAGTATCGAACATTCCATTTGCTACCAATGAAAAGATCCATTTAATAGTTACTCAGTACATCTGGTACTTATCTATCGATCGCCGCCCAGTAGGCTTATTGACGGTCTCCCCGTCTGGAATCGCATGAGCGACGTAGCGATCGTCGGCGGCGGTCCGGCGGGGCTGAGCGCGGCGCTGTTCGCCGCGAAAAACGGGCTCGACACCGTGGTGTTCGACACGGACGGGACGTGGATGTACAAGGCACACCTGTTCAACTACCTCGGGGTCCGGAGCATCGGGGGAAGCGAGTTCATGGCGATCGCCCGCGGCCAGACCGAGGACCGCGGCGCGGACCTGCGCGAGGAGGAGGTCTCCAGGGTCGAACCGACCGACGAGGGCTTTACCGTCACCACCGACGAGGACGAGTACGACGCGCGGTACGTCGTCCTCGCGACCGGCGCGAAGCGCGACCTCGCGGAGGAACTGGGCTGTGAGACCACCGACGAGGGGACGATCGACGTCGGCCTCGACATGGAGACGAGCGTCGGGGACGCCTACGCGACGGGGGCGATGGTCCGCGCCGAGGAGTGGCAGGCGATCATCTCCGCGGGCGACGGCGGGGCGGCCGCCCTCTCGATCCTCACGAAGGAGAAGGGCGAGCACTTCCACGACTTCGATACGCCCGGGGACGTGCCGAGCCTCCGGGCGGAGGAGTGATCGGGACGCCTCCCACCGTCGGCTGTAACTCTCCGAGCGTGACTCGTGGTGAACTGGCCGACGTCATCGGTAGCTCGGCCGCGCGTTCCCTGCGGTGATTACGCACTTACGGCCGACGGTATCAGGCGCCCGGGATCCCGACCGCGGAGGCCGAGACGAGCCCGATTCCGGCGAGCACGTAGAGGACGGCCCCCGCGACGAGCCACGCGACGATCCCGATCAGGGCCGCCGTCCCCCACCCGCCCGAATGGCGGACGTTGATCACGCCGATCCACGCGAGGAGCGCCAGCAGCGCGCCGACGAGCGGGATCCCGCCGAGGACGAGGCTCACGATCCCCCACGCCAGCGCGCCCAACAGCGCGGTGAGGGCCGCACCCCCGAACCCGATGGCTTCGTTAGTCGCGAGGCTGACACCGACGTAGATCCCGAGGCTCCCGACCAGCAGGCTGATCAGGAACACGATCACGGTATCGAGTACCATACTCATAGATCGGTTTGTGGGCTGATAAGAACGCTGCCTGCTTCTCCCGCCCGATTACTACCGCTCCCGTGACGACTCCGCCACCACGGACCTCCTCGCCGATCCACGTTTAGAAGACGTGTCGATCCACCGGTTCGTACTCGGTCTCGCAGGGCGGCCCGTCGGCGAACCGGTACTCGACGCCCTCGGCGTTCACCCGGATCAGCGACGACGAGCGCGTCCCGTAGCTATCGGCGTGAACGCAGAAGCCGTAGTCGTGATCCCGCAGGATCTCGGCCGCTCGGCCGTGCCACTCCCCCGAACGCTCGCCGGGGTCGGGTTGGAGCGCCTCGCGCGCCCGCCGGGCGTTTTCGGCCTGTCGTTCGCCGAACGCCGAACGCGAGGCAGGGACCTCGAAGTCGCCGTCCGCGCCGACGTTGACGACGACGTGGACGCCGGGGTCGACGTTCCTTACCCGAAGTCCGCCGTCCCACTCCAGCAGGATCGCCGCGTTCTCGTCGATCAGCGCGAGGTTGAACCCGTCGTACTCGACTTCCCTCACGGACCGCTCGACGAACCGGGCGGCGTCCTCGGCCGATTCGCGTTCGAGGGCCTCTCCGACGAGCAGGCCCCGCGAGCGCTCGGCGGCCAGTTCGTCGTCGATCCAGCGGTTCGTGATCACCGCCGTCACTCCGAAGGCGTTGTACCCGATCCACGTCCCACCGGCCTGCTCGTCCCAGGGGGCGATCACGCGCGGGTTCTCGCTGTAGAGTCCGGGCGGGTGGGAGGGGCGTCCGATCGCTTCGTCACGATTCGCCGCGATCACCACGGGAGCGTCCTCGAAAACCTGCCACGCGAAGAGGAGGGTACACACGCCTCAGGCCACCTCGAACCCGCGTTCGCGCAGGAGGTCCGGCACCCGTTTCGCGTGATCGCCCTGGAGTTCGATTCGCCCCTCCTCGACGGTGCCGCCGACCGCGAGCGCGCGTTTGAGTTCCGAGGCGAGTTCCTTCAGATCGATCGCCCGCGGGTCCAGCCCCCCGACGATCGTCACCGGTTTGCCGTAGCGCCTGGATTCGACGCGGACCGTCGCGCGCTGATCCGCCCGTGCCAGATCGTCGTCGATTCCCAGTTCGTCGGGGAGCCCCGAGACCGATCCCAGCCCGTCGTCCCTCCTCTCGTCCATGCGTATGGTACGGCGTCGGACCACATAGCCCTGTGGCCACGTTTACCTGCCGTGACCTCCTATCGCGATCCATGAGCACGATCGACCGGAACCGGCTCGGCGAGGAGGAGAGCCCGTACCTCCGACAGCACGCCGACAACCCGGTGCACTGGCAGCCCTGGGACGAGGCGGCGCTCGACGCCGCCGAGGATCGCGACGTGCCGATCTTCCTCTCGGTGGGGTACTCGGCGTGTCACTGGTGTCACGTCATGGAGGAGGAGAGCTTCGAGGACGAGGAAATAGCGAGGAAGCTCAACGAGGGGTTCGTCCCGATCAAGGTCGACCGGGAGGAACGCCCCGACCTCGACAGCATCTACCAGACGATCTGCCAACTCGTGACCCGACGGGGCGGCTGGCCGCTGTCGGTGTGGCTCACGCCCGACGGCCGGCCCTTCTACGTGGGGACGTACTTCCCGCGCGAGTCCCGACAGGGGATGCCCGGATTCGGCGACCTGCTGGAGAACATCACGGAGAGCTGGGAGACCGACAGGGACGAAATCGAGAACCGGGCGGACCAGTGGACCCGCGCGATCACCGACCAGTTGGAGGAGGTTCCTGAAGCAGGCACGCGCCCCGAGGGCGTGCTGATCGAGGCCGCGGACGCCGCCCTGCGGGGTGCTGATCGCGAGCACGGCGGGTTCGGGGAGAGCGGACCGAAGTTCCCCCAGCCCGCCCGACTGGAGGTCCTCCTGCGCGCGCACGACCGCACCGGACGGCGACCCTACGGCGAGGTCGTGCGCGAGACGCTCGACGCGATGAGTAGTCGAGGGATGTACGACCACCTCGGCGGCGGCTTCCACCGCTACGCCACCGACCGCGAGTGGGTCGTCCCGCACTTCGAGAAGATGCTCTACGACAACGCCGAACTCCCCCGAACCTATCTGGCGGGCTATCAGGCCACGGGTGAGGAACGCTACGCGAAGGTCGTCCGCGAGACCCTCGCGTTCGTCGACCGGGAACTCGGGCATTCGAAGGGGGGGTTCTACAGCACGCTCGACGCCCAGAGCGAGGACCCCGAGACGGGCGAACGCGAGGAGGGCGCCTTTTACGTCTGGACGCCCGAGGAGGTCCACGAGGTCCTCAACGAGGAGGCCGCCGAACTGTTCTGTGAGCGCTACGGGGTCCGCTCGAAAGGAAACTTCGAGGGGAGGACGGTGTTGACGCTCTCGCGGAGCGTCGGGTCGCTGGCCGAGGAGTACGGCATGGACGAGGGCGAGGTCGAGAAGCGACTCGACGAGGCCCGAAGGGGGCTGTTCGAGGCCCGCGAGGAACGCCCGCGGCCGCGCCGGGACGAGAAGGTGCTCGCGGGCTGGAACGGCCTGATGGTCTCGGCGTTCGCCGAGGCCGGTTTGACCCTCGACGAGGCGTACGCCGAGCGCGCCGTCTCGGCCCTCGAATTCGTCCGCGAACACCTCTGGGACGCGGAGGGGAAACGGCTCTCGCGGCGGTTCAAGGACGGAGAGGTGAAGATCGACGGCTACCTCGAGGACTACGCCTTCCTCGCTCGCGGGGCGTTCGACACCTACCAGGCGACCGGCGAACTCGAACACCTGACGTTCGCCCTCGACCTCGCGCGGGCGATCGAGCGGGAGTTCTGGGACGCGGATCGGGAGACGCTGTACTTCACGCCCGAGGCGGGCGAGGAACTCGTCGCCCGCCCGCAGGAACTGGGCGACCAGTCGACCCCGTCGAGCCTGGGCGTCGCCTGCGACGTCCTCCTTTCCCTCTCGCACTTCGCCGACGCCGATTTCGAGGGGATCGTCGAACGCGTTCTCGCCCGGCACGGCGACCGGATTCGGGGGAATCCGCTCGAACACGCGACGCTCGCGCTGGTCGCCGATCGCTTCGAGAACGGGTCGCTCGAACTGACGGTCGCCGCCGAGGAGGTCCCGGAGGAGTGGCGCGAGAGCATAGGAGATGCCTATCTTCCCGGGCGGATCCTCGCGCGGCGGCCGCCGACCGAGGACGGATTGGAGGAGTGGCTCGACGAGTTGGAACTCGACGAAGCGCCGCCGATCTGGGCGAAACGGGAGAGTAAGGGAGAGCCGACCGCCTACGTCTGTCGGTCGTTCACCTGCTCGCCGCCGGTCACGGGGATCGAGGAGGCCCTGGAGTGGGCCGCCGACCTCGACCCCGCGAGTTAGGCGGAGGCTTCGAGTTCGCGCAGCTGTTCCGCGAGGAACGAGACCGCCGGGATCGGCTCGCTCTCGACGAACCGAGCGACCTCCTCGCCGTCACGCTCGACGATCACCGTCGGGATGTACTCGATGCCGTACTCCTCGACCTTCGGACCCTTCTTTGACCCGTCCTCGCGCTTCTCGACGGGGTACTCGTGGATTCGCTCGTCGGGGATCCCCGCCGCGTCGAGGGCCGCACCCAGATCGGGCAGTACCGCCCGGCAGTCGCCACACCAGTCGCCGCCCCACACTCTGATGGTGAGGTCCTCGGCGTGTCGTCTGAAGGGTTCGAGTTCGGCCTCGTGTGCCTTCGGGTCCCACGTCGGGTTCGGACGCATCGTTTCGAGAGTCATGGCGGGGCGTTCGTAGCGAGGCGCCTTAACGGGTGTGCTAGTCGTCGGGAACGAGCGCCGTCAGCACGATACCCGCGCCCGAGACGACGGCGAGGCCGAGGTACGCGCCGTCGAAGAATCCGAGGTCGGCGACGGCGCCGACGACGAACGGGCCGGTCGCCCCGAGCGCGATCTGGCCGGTTCTGAGGAGGCCGAGACCGCTGCCCTTCATATCCTCCGGCAGGGCGTTGACGAGGAACGTCTGGGTCAGCGGCGTCACCCCGAGCAGTGCGCTGGCGACGACCGTCACGAGGACGATCCCCGAGAGGCCGTCGACGAACGGGAGGGCCGCGAGCGTGAGCGTCGTGACGCCGATGACGGCGTACAGCGTCGGGCGGGTGCCGAAGCAATCCCCGCCGGCCCCGGCGAGCGGTTGGACGACGACGCCGCTGGCGAAAAAGAGGCCGAACAGGCCCGCGGCGATCCCCGGCGAGAGTCCCTTCACCTCGACGAGGTAGGTGGGGTAAAAGCCCGTAAAGCCCTGATAGACGAAAAAGAGGAAGACGTGGACGCCGGTGACGATCAGGATCGATCGCTCGGCGATCCCGCGGGCGACGTAGCCGAACGTCGCAACCGAGAGGCTGTCGACCGCGCTGCCCTCGTTCACCTGGCCGGGGACGACCCGGAAGAGGACGACCGCCATCAGGAAGAAGAGCGGAACGATGAGACCGAAACCGAGTCGCCACGAGACGGCGGCGGCCAGCGCGCCCGCGACGACCGGCAGGATCGCGTTGCCCGCCTCGCCCGCCGAGAGCGTCAGGCCGATAGCGGTGCCGTCGCGCTCGTCGTAGATCCCAGAGAGGATCGTGAAGCGCGCGGGGCCGAACAGCGCCGTCGAGAAGCCGAACAGGGCGGTCGCGAGAAAGAGCACCAGCGCCGTGTTCGAGACGGCCACGATAGCGATCATCGTCCCCGAGACGAGGGTGCTGATCACGAGCGCGTTGCCCTCGCCGAGGCGATCGCCGATGATCCCACCGGGGAACTGCCCGAGCGCGTAGGCGACCCACAGGACGGTTATGAGGAGGCCCGCGGTGGTCAATCCGAGGTCGAACGCCTCGCGGAGATGGGGGAGGAGGGCGGGAAACACGAGGCGGACGCCGAGCGAGAGGAACCACCCGCCGGCGACGCCCAGGAGTATCCACCCGCGCCCGCCGCTCCAGAGGTCGCGCGCGAGGGTTCGGAGGGCCGTGGTGCCGGTCCGCTGCACGTTCGCCACCCACGCTGACGCCGGACATTCGACTGTCGATCCCGGCAGCATCGGCGGGTTTCAGCCCTCTCGCGAGGGATTGTTAATATCCGGCCCCGTATTTATTACTCGCGTCCATCAGGGGTTTATAGCTGTGCTCCCTAGTCGCCGGGTATGCACGGGAGCATTCTGGACGCGATCGGGACGCCGCTGGTCCAGGTCGACTCCCCCGAGGGGGCGACGGTCGCGGCGAAACTCGAGTCGTTCAACCCAGGGGGGTCGGCGAAGGACCGGCCCGCGATCGCGATGATCGAGGCCGCCGAACGCGAGGGGCTGGTCGAACCCGGCGATTCGATCGTCGAGCCGACCAGCGGGAACACGGGCATCGGCCTCGCGGTCGCTTCCGCCGCGAAGGGTTACGACCTGAGGATCGTCCTGCCCGATACGATGTCCGAGGAGCGCCGCCGCCTCCTTCGGGCCTACGGCGCGGAGATCGAACTCGTTTCCGGCGACATGACCGACGCGCGCGAGCGCGCCGACGAGATCGTCGCCGAGACCGGCGCCGTCCAGCTGGGTCAGTTCGAGAACGCCGCGAACGCCGAGGCCCACTACCGGACCACCGCCCCCGAGATCGTCGAGGCCGTCGGCGATCGTGAGATCGACGCGCTGGTCGCGGGCGTCGGAACCGGGGGGACCATCAGCGGCACCGGACGACGACTCAAGGAGGAGTACCCCGAGATGGAGGTGATCGCGGTCGAACCCGAGGCCAACGCCGTCCTCTCGACCGGCGAACCCGGCGAGGACGAGTTCCAGGGGATGGGACCGGGGTTCGTCAGCGAACTGCTCGACGTGGATCTGTTGGATTCGATCGAGACGGTCGCGCTCGCGGACGCCGAGGCGGAGTGTCGCCGCCTCGCGCGCGAGGAGGGAATCCTGGTCGGTCAATCAAGCGGCGCGGCCTCGATCGCGGCCCGTCGGGTCGCCGACCGCCTCGCCCGACCCGAACTGAACTGTCCCGAAGCGCCCGCAACGAGTTCGATGAGCGCCGACGGCGGCGCGGAGGCGGGCTACCACGACTGCCCGCTCGTGGTGACGATCTTCCCCGACAGCGGCGAGCGCTACCTCTCGACCGGGCTGTTCGATTGAGCGGCCGCGAGAAAGCACACGTCCTCTCCGCGCTCGTAAACGCGAACCGACTCGAACCCCGCGTCAGTGAGCATCGATACCGGGTCCTCCGGCGTGCCGGCGTGAACGGTAACGGAGACGACGACCTGCCCGCCCGGTTTCACCACCCGACGGATCTCCCGGAGGCCGGCGTTCGGCTCCGTCCACGCCTGCATCGTGTTGAACGCGAACGCTGCGTCGAACGACCCGTCCGGGAAGGGGAGGTCCTCGGCCGTTCCCTGCCGGAGATCGACGCGGCCCGCCTCGATCAGCGCCGCGTTCCGGCGGCGGGCCTGCTCGACCATCTCCGGCGAGGCGTCGACGCCGGCAACGGAGCCGTCGAGAACGGCGCGAGCCAGTGTTTCGATTCCCACTCCGGGGCCGAACCCGACTTCGAGGACACGATCGCCGGCGTCGAGATCGGCGAGCGCCGTGACCCGTTCGATGGTCTCGGCGTTCATCCGCGCCATCACGTGTCCGCCGAACCGGCCGAGCAAGCCGGTGGGTCGGCCGAACGTCCGATCGAGGAGCGTGCGCGAAAGGCCCATCGTTACCACCGAACCGGCCGCGCCGGATCGAGAAAGCGGTTGCGGTCGCGGTCGGGAGGGCGTGGCGTCCTCGCGGGCCTCAGTCGGCGTCGTAGAGCGCGGCGAAGAGCTTTCGCTCGGCGGTTCGGAGGTGCTGGGCGAACGTCGGCGGCGAGACGTCGAGCATCTCCGCGACCTCCTCGCCGGTCGTGGTTCGGGGCCACTCGAAGTAGCCCGCGACGTACGCCGCCGCCAGCGCGGTGCGCTGTCTGTCGGTGAGCCGATCCGTGAGCGCGCCGTCGAGCGTGTGGAGGGTCACCTCCTCTCGGGCCTTCGTGCGCTGTGCGAGCAGTTCGGTGCCGGGGTAGACCTCCCCGATCGCCTCGGTGACGGCCCGCGTGTCGACCTCCGGCGGTAGCTCCGCGAACAGACGTAGCTCGTCGGGCGTGATCGTCCAGCCCGTTATTCGGCCGCCGTACGACGCTATCGTCGCGCTTATCGACGGCCCCCTCTCCCGGATCTCGAACAGCAGTTCGTCGTCGGCGTCGCCGGCGACGTGTCGTACTCGATCGGTCGATGGAAACCGACGGAGGGCGGCCTCGTACTGCTCGGCGGACATCCCCGAGACTGTGACGAACTGGAGGGCCGACCCCTCGTCGGCGGCGACCGTCCGCTCGATCGAGATTTCGACGGGGCCCCCGTCGTCGGCGTCCAGCCCCGCCGTGAACGTGCGGGCGATCGCCTCGTTGCGAAACTCGAGTTCGAGGACGGCGTCGCCCGCCAGCACCTTTCGCTGTTCGATCGCGTGGATCGCGTGGCCGACGACCTCGCCGAGGTGTGTCAGCGTCTCGCGTTCGACCGTGGTGAACGCGTCCGTTCGAGTGGCGTAGACGTTCAACACGCCGTAGAGGACGCCCTCGTGTCGGATCGGAATCGCCGCCGTCGAGCGAAAGCCCCGGTTCAGGGCTCGCGTTCGCCACGGCCCGTAGGCGGCGTCCTCGCGGACGTCCCGAACGAACTGCGGCTCGTGGGTCCGAACCGCCACCCCCGTCGGCCCCTGCCCCAGCGGGTCGGCGCTCCCGACGGCGATCCCGATCCCGTCGAGGTACCCCTCGTCGTCGCCCGCCGTGCGGCTCGGCGTCACCGTTCGGCCGCCGCGGTCGACGCGCCCGGTCCAGACGAGGGCGTAGATCCCCATCTCGACGAGCCGATCGCAGACCTGGCGTTCGATCTCCCCCTGGGAAGACGCTCCGATCGCGGCGTGTGTGATCTCCCGGATCGCCCTATTCAGCCGGTTGATCGACGCGAGTTGCTCGCGCTGGAAATCGAGTCGTTTCTCGCGGCGCTTTCGCTCGGTGACGTCCCGGAAGTGGGCCGAGACGCCGGTCTCGGAGGGGTAGATCCGAACCACGAACCAGGTCTCGAGCGGCGAAAAGTGCTCCTCGAACCTGACGGACTCCTGGCTCTCGATCGCCCGGCGATACTCCGATTCGAAGGTCGTGCCGACCGCGACGGGGAACTGGTCCCAGATCACCTCACCCAATAGCTGGTCCCTCGATCGGTCCAGTAGCTCCTCGGCCCGGTCGTTGAGATAGGTCACGCGCTCGTCGGTATCGAGCGCGAGGACCGCGTCCGAGAGACGGCCGTACACCGTTTCGAGGTCGCCCTCGGGCCGGCGCAGGCCGGGGACGTCACCGACGCCACCGGGAGGGACGTCCTCGACGAGGGGGAGGTCCACGACGAGTTCGTCGAACGGAACGACCGGCCGCTTGGCCCGACCCTCCTCGGAGAAGCGGATCACGCCCGATCGGGCGAGGCGTTTCAGTTCGTCGTGGACGTTCTTGACGTCGCGACCGGCGACGCGCGCTGTCTCGTTGATGCTCGCCGGGCGCTCCCGTCGAACCGTCTCGAGGAGTTCGAGCGCCGTCGGCGTGAACGTCCGCCAGAGCCCCTCGACGTCGGCGAACGACACCACGCGCGGGCCGTCCTCGCTCTCGCTCCAGTCGGGTCCCGCGGACGCGTCCCCGTCCACGGACTCGCGGGACGGGTCCACTACCGCGACGAGCACCGATCCGTTCTCCGGGCGGCGGTTCTGGTCCATGCTGTATCCGCGTGCGACGACCGCTGGCCGATCCGTCGGGGCCGTCCGATCCCGCTTCAACGGTCGGCGCCGGTCGATGGCCGGCGGCCATTCTCGACCATTAGCCCGTCGACCAATATCAATCCGTTCCCCCACCGACTGCTCGTTCGGGTCGGCCGTCCTCGAAGGGCTGGTCGCGGAGCGCCACGGACGATACCGACGGTCGAGGCGCTCCGCGGATCGAACCGGAGGCGACCGCCCGCCGGGGCTAGCTGTTTAGGAACAGCGCATTTGGTATCACCCGGACTACGTGTGTTCGAGCGCCACGGATCGATCCCTCGCCGCCTGCGCTCATGGTCACGCGCGAGCGGCAAGGCGCTCGTTTCGAGGGTGCCTCTGACACCACCCTTTCGTCGATACACCTCGTCCGGTAGCGACGCGCCCGTCGTTTCGGCCGTCGATCCCGTGGTCCCGGACGGTCCGCCGTCAGTCGCCGAACTCCCCTTGCGCGACCCGGACCACTACCGTTTCCTCGACCTCTCGGAGGTCGTACCCGGGGACCTCGCCGTCCCGCCGGGTGACGTACATCGGCTCGACGAGTCGTCCCTCCTCGACGCCGTAGACCGCGAGGAACCGGTCGGTTTCCTCCGGGTCGGTCTCGTTGTCCCGGACCCGTTCGGCTAACTCCCGCGAGAGCCACTCGTCGTCGCTGATCGAGGGCTCCGCGACGAACGCCGCCTCCGCGAACCGGACCAGATACCAGTTCAGGTCGTTCAGAAGCGAGACCGCCCCGCCCAGACTCACCGTCTCGACGCTGATCGTGTTCTCCCACGGGACCGAGACGTCGTGGGTGGCGAGCGCCTCGCGGGCAGTCTCGCGGCTCAGGAGTTCGAATCGAACGTCCACGTCCGGTTTGCCGACGATGCAGACGGTCGTCACGGCCGGAGAATGGCGGGGGCGTCGAAAGTCGGTTTCGTTTCGGTCGGTTCACCTGTCCTACAACTCGACCGTCTCGATCCCCGACACCGCCTCCTCGACCAGCGTCCCGAGGTCGGGTTCCGCGGCGTCGACGGCCTCCACGGAGGCGTTCGTCTCGGGGTAGTCGGGCGCGATCCGGTTGCAGCCCGCGGCGATGGTCGCGTCCTCGTAGGTCCCGATCTCGCGGGCCTGGGCGATGATCTCCTGTTTGTCCCGGGTCAACAGCGGGCGGTGAACCGGAAGTCGGGCGACGCGGTCGGTCACCGCGAGGTTCGCGCTCGTCTGACTCGACTTCTGGCCGATCGCCTCGCCGGTGACGATCCCCGCCGCGCCCGATTCCTCGGCGACCCGGTCGGCGACCCGGAGCATGAACCGGCGCAACGAGAGCATTCTGGTCGGGCCGACCTCGCTCACGAGGCGGTCGGCGACCGCGCCCGCGGGTGCGATCCGCAGGTCGGATGCGTGGTTCGGCGCGTACCCGGCGAGGGTGCGGGCCGACTCGACCGCGCGCGCGACGTGGTCCGCGCCGCCGTAGGCCTCGAAGTCGAAGTACAGCGGGATCACGGGCGCGCCGCGTTTCATGGCCTCCCACGCGGCCACCGGGGAGTCGATCCCGCCCGAGAGGAGCGCCACGAGCGGGCGCTGGGTTCCCAGCGGGAGGCCGCCCGGCCCCGCGCGTTTCTCGGTGAAGACGAACGCCTCCTCGGATCGGCACTCGACGTAGAAGGTGCGAGAGGGATCCTCCAGATCGACCTCGGGGTCCGCGAGGACCTCCCAGATCGCCCGTCCGCCCTCGCGCTCGATGTCCTCGCTGGTGAAGGGGTGGGCCTCGCGCTCGCCGGCCCGGCGGGCCTCGACCGCGAACGACCCGTCGACCCCGATCGCGCCGGCCGTCTCCGCGAGCGCCTCGCGGATGGCCGCCATCGTCGGTTCCGTCGAGACGGCGGGGCTGGCCGAGACGATCCCGAAGGTGTCACGGGCGACGTCCGTCGTGCGGTCGGCCGCCGGCGTCCTGATCCGCGGGCGCGACCACCGCCAGTCGAGTTCTCCCGGGACGTCCCGCGAGTCGAGCATCGCCCGCAGGTTCGATTCGAGCGAGTCCTCCATGTCCCGCCGGACCTTGGTGCTCTTGACGCCGATGTCGCCGTAGCGCACGAGAACGGTGTCGGCTCCGGGCGGGATCATGGCCGAGGTAGAAACGGGAGGGATAAACGGGCTTCGTCTAGAAGGTCGATAGCTCGCCGTCGATGGTGCGACGGGTGATCTCGGAGACGTCGGCGAGTTCGCGGTCGACGATGGCGATCACCTCGTCCTCGATGTCCGAGAGTTCGACGTCATCCTCGGCGACGACGTGGGCGTCGGCCACGTGGGGCTGGTCGATCGGCCGGCCGATCTGGGAGAGCAGGCGGATGCGCAGGTCGCGGATCCCCTCTACCTCCTCGACGACCGCGTGGGCGATCTCGGTCGACAGCAGGTTGTAGATCTTCCCGATGTGGTTGACCGGGTTCTTTCCGCTCGTCGCCTCCATCGACATCGAGCGGTTGGGCGTGATCAGGCCGTTCGCCCGGTTTCCTCGACCGACCGAACCATCGTCGCCCTGCTCGGCCGAGGTGCCGGTCGTCGTGAGGTAGATCGAGTTCCGTTCGTAGTCGTCGGCGGTGTTCACGTAGACGGAGACCTCCCGGTCGGTGTACTCGCCGGCGAGATCGGCGACGTGATCCCTGACGCTCGTGACCGCCGCGTCGTACTCGTCCATGCCGGCGACGTGCTCGTCGATCATCGCCACGGCGACGGTGATGT
The DNA window shown above is from Halalkalicoccus sp. NIPERK01 and carries:
- a CDS encoding MFS transporter gives rise to the protein MQRTGTTALRTLARDLWSGGRGWILLGVAGGWFLSLGVRLVFPALLPHLREAFDLGLTTAGLLITVLWVAYALGQFPGGIIGDRLGEGNALVISTLVSGTMIAIVAVSNTALVLFLATALFGFSTALFGPARFTILSGIYDERDGTAIGLTLSAGEAGNAILPVVAGALAAAVSWRLGFGLIVPLFFLMAVVLFRVVPGQVNEGSAVDSLSVATFGYVARGIAERSILIVTGVHVFLFFVYQGFTGFYPTYLVEVKGLSPGIAAGLFGLFFASGVVVQPLAGAGGDCFGTRPTLYAVIGVTTLTLAALPFVDGLSGIVLVTVVASALLGVTPLTQTFLVNALPEDMKGSGLGLLRTGQIALGATGPFVVGAVADLGFFDGAYLGLAVVSGAGIVLTALVPDD
- a CDS encoding class I SAM-dependent methyltransferase, whose protein sequence is MGLSRTLLDRTFGRPTGLLGRFGGHVMARMNAETIERVTALADLDAGDRVLEVGFGPGVGIETLARAVLDGSVAGVDASPEMVEQARRRNAALIEAGRVDLRQGTAEDLPFPDGSFDAAFAFNTMQAWTEPNAGLREIRRVVKPGGQVVVSVTVHAGTPEDPVSMLTDAGFESVRVYERGEDVCFLAAAQSNSPVER
- the yciH gene encoding stress response translation initiation inhibitor YciH: MDERRDDGLGSVSGLPDELGIDDDLARADQRATVRVESRRYGKPVTIVGGLDPRAIDLKELASELKRALAVGGTVEEGRIELQGDHAKRVPDLLRERGFEVA
- a CDS encoding thioredoxin family protein; the protein is MTLETMRPNPTWDPKAHEAELEPFRRHAEDLTIRVWGGDWCGDCRAVLPDLGAALDAAGIPDERIHEYPVEKREDGSKKGPKVEEYGIEYIPTVIVERDGEEVARFVESEPIPAVSFLAEQLRELEASA
- a CDS encoding NRDE family protein, with the translated sequence MCTLLFAWQVFEDAPVVIAANRDEAIGRPSHPPGLYSENPRVIAPWDEQAGGTWIGYNAFGVTAVITNRWIDDELAAERSRGLLVGEALERESAEDAARFVERSVREVEYDGFNLALIDENAAILLEWDGGLRVRNVDPGVHVVVNVGADGDFEVPASRSAFGERQAENARRAREALQPDPGERSGEWHGRAAEILRDHDYGFCVHADSYGTRSSSLIRVNAEGVEYRFADGPPCETEYEPVDRHVF
- a CDS encoding thioredoxin domain-containing protein → MSTIDRNRLGEEESPYLRQHADNPVHWQPWDEAALDAAEDRDVPIFLSVGYSACHWCHVMEEESFEDEEIARKLNEGFVPIKVDREERPDLDSIYQTICQLVTRRGGWPLSVWLTPDGRPFYVGTYFPRESRQGMPGFGDLLENITESWETDRDEIENRADQWTRAITDQLEEVPEAGTRPEGVLIEAADAALRGADREHGGFGESGPKFPQPARLEVLLRAHDRTGRRPYGEVVRETLDAMSSRGMYDHLGGGFHRYATDREWVVPHFEKMLYDNAELPRTYLAGYQATGEERYAKVVRETLAFVDRELGHSKGGFYSTLDAQSEDPETGEREEGAFYVWTPEEVHEVLNEEAAELFCERYGVRSKGNFEGRTVLTLSRSVGSLAEEYGMDEGEVEKRLDEARRGLFEAREERPRPRRDEKVLAGWNGLMVSAFAEAGLTLDEAYAERAVSALEFVREHLWDAEGKRLSRRFKDGEVKIDGYLEDYAFLARGAFDTYQATGELEHLTFALDLARAIEREFWDADRETLYFTPEAGEELVARPQELGDQSTPSSLGVACDVLLSLSHFADADFEGIVERVLARHGDRIRGNPLEHATLALVADRFENGSLELTVAAEEVPEEWRESIGDAYLPGRILARRPPTEDGLEEWLDELELDEAPPIWAKRESKGEPTAYVCRSFTCSPPVTGIEEALEWAADLDPAS
- a CDS encoding PLP-dependent cysteine synthase family protein, with the protein product MHGSILDAIGTPLVQVDSPEGATVAAKLESFNPGGSAKDRPAIAMIEAAEREGLVEPGDSIVEPTSGNTGIGLAVASAAKGYDLRIVLPDTMSEERRRLLRAYGAEIELVSGDMTDARERADEIVAETGAVQLGQFENAANAEAHYRTTAPEIVEAVGDREIDALVAGVGTGGTISGTGRRLKEEYPEMEVIAVEPEANAVLSTGEPGEDEFQGMGPGFVSELLDVDLLDSIETVALADAEAECRRLAREEGILVGQSSGAASIAARRVADRLARPELNCPEAPATSSMSADGGAEAGYHDCPLVVTIFPDSGERYLSTGLFD
- a CDS encoding NAD(P)/FAD-dependent oxidoreductase; the protein is MSDVAIVGGGPAGLSAALFAAKNGLDTVVFDTDGTWMYKAHLFNYLGVRSIGGSEFMAIARGQTEDRGADLREEEVSRVEPTDEGFTVTTDEDEYDARYVVLATGAKRDLAEELGCETTDEGTIDVGLDMETSVGDAYATGAMVRAEEWQAIISAGDGGAAALSILTKEKGEHFHDFDTPGDVPSLRAEE